One window from the genome of Bdellovibrio sp. NC01 encodes:
- a CDS encoding (2Fe-2S)-binding protein yields the protein MGAKKKTEIICRCNNISRETIEKAIRDGAHTLNDIFDTTQAGVGPCGGTCRRKLGPMLEHYLKTGTFPEKIVEDMTGKPPEKKTS from the coding sequence ATGGGTGCTAAGAAAAAGACCGAAATCATCTGCCGCTGCAACAATATCTCGCGAGAGACTATTGAGAAAGCTATTCGTGACGGCGCCCATACCCTGAACGATATCTTCGACACCACCCAGGCCGGAGTTGGTCCTTGCGGAGGAACGTGTCGCCGCAAACTGGGCCCCATGCTAGAGCACTACCTTAAAACCGGTACGTTCCCCGAAAAAATTGTGGAAGATATGACGGGCAAACCGCCCGAGAAAAAAACGAGCTAA
- a CDS encoding bacterioferritin-associated ferredoxin — protein sequence MKVKVELEGRDFLEVECESIQGPVTRVSFMGCTEFMNMMQSMRKNFGVDISKWPLPEANDHGAILLREMILKLKGEWEFPYKEDEVCHCRTVATHTIDQAVIAGAHSTDKVTRQTSASTACGTCRPEVQKIIDYRLGKKTA from the coding sequence ATGAAGGTCAAAGTCGAACTCGAGGGACGGGATTTTTTAGAGGTTGAATGCGAAAGCATTCAGGGACCTGTCACGCGTGTGTCGTTCATGGGCTGTACAGAGTTTATGAATATGATGCAGTCGATGCGCAAAAACTTTGGGGTCGATATTTCTAAATGGCCTTTGCCAGAAGCAAACGATCATGGCGCGATTCTTTTGCGCGAAATGATTTTAAAGCTTAAAGGCGAGTGGGAATTCCCCTATAAAGAAGATGAAGTTTGCCATTGTCGTACAGTCGCAACGCACACGATTGATCAAGCGGTCATTGCGGGGGCACACTCGACAGATAAGGTAACCCGTCAGACGTCAGCAAGCACAGCCTGCGGGACGTGTCGTCCTGAAGTGCAAAAGATCATCGATTATCGTTTGGGTAAAAAGACAGCTTAG